The following is a genomic window from Hymenobacter chitinivorans DSM 11115.
CGTGGGTAGAATCTGGCCGGAAAGGGTGTTGAGCAACGTGCTCTTGCCCGAGCCGTTGGGCCCCAGCACCGCCGTAGCCGTGCCGGACCGGAATACGTGGTTCAGGCCCCGGAAAATCCACTCCCTTGCGAAGCGCTTGCCCAGCCCGCTGGCCTCAATCTGCACCGTTGCCGTTGCGGGAATAGCCCTTAATCACGCCGCGGCCCGAGTTGCGCACGAAGTTGACCACCTCGTCGCGCTCGGGCGAGGGCAGCAGCTCCAGCTCAATCTTGTCCAGGGCGTCGTTGTTGTTCAGCCCGCTGAGGAAGAGCAGGCGGTAGAGCTGCTGAATCTCGCTGATTTTCTGATCCGAAAAGCCCCGGCGGCGCAGGCCGATGGAGTTGATGCCGCTGTAGGTGAGCGGCTCGCGGCCGGCCTTTACGAAGGGTGGCACGTCTTTACGGACCAACGAGCCACCCGAAATCATGGCGTGGGGGCCAACTTTCACGAACTGGTGCACGGCCGAGGTGCCGCCGATAATGGCGTGGTCCCCGATTTCGACGTGGCCCGCCAGCTGCACGCCGTTGGCCAGTACGCAGTGGTTGCCGATGATGCAGTCGTGGGCCACGTGCACGTAGGCCATCAGCAGGCAGTTGCTGCCCACAATGGTCTTGAGCCGGTCCACGGTGCCGCGGTTTACCGTCACGCACTCCCGGATGACGGTATTGTCGCCGATGTGCACGGTCGTTTTCTCGCCGGCAAACTTGAGGTCCTGGGGCATGGCGGCAATCACGGCGCCGGGGAAAATCTTGCAGTTCTTGCCAATGCGGGCCCCCGACATAATCGTCACGTTGGGCCCAATCCAGGTGCCTTCCCCGATTTCCACATCCTTATCAATGGTCGTGAAAGGCTCCACTACCACGTTCTGAGCGATTTTGGCTTCGGGGTGAATATAGGCGAGCGGCTGGTTCATTCTGATCAATTAACAATTAACATTTAACAATTACCAAGTGCATCTAACGGGTTTCGGAGCCTTTCTCTTGTGGAAATGTACCGTCCTGTTAAATGTTAATTGATAACTGTTAATTGAAAAACTAGGCTTCTTTGCGAACAATGGCCGCGCTCATCTCCGCTTCCATCACCACTTTGCCGTTGACGAAGGCCTGGCCTTTCATCTTGGCGATGCCGCGCTTGATGGGGGATAACAGCTGACAGCGGAAAATGATGGTGTCGCCGGGCTTCACCATTTTGCGGAAGCGGCAGTTTTCGATGCCGAGGAAGTAGGGCGTGTAGTTTTCGGGGTCGGGTACGGTGTTCAAGACCAGAATGCCGCCGGTCTGGGCCATGGCCTCCACCTGCAGCACGCCCGGAAACACGGGGTTGCCGGGGTAGTGCCCGGTGAAGAAGGGCTCATTGATGGTCACGTTCTTGATGCTGGTCACGGTGGTAGCATCCAGGTGAATCACCTTATCGATGAGCAGGAAGGGGTAGCGGTGAGGCAGCACCTGCATGATCTGGTTGATGTCCATGACCGGCTCCCGGTTGGGGTCGTAGCTGGGCACGGGGGAGGTGTTGGCCTCCATCATCTTCTTCTTGATCTTTTTGGCAAAGGCCACGTTAGCCGCGTGCCCGGGCCGGGCGGCCAGGATCTGGCCTTTCAGGGGCCGTCCTACCAGGGCCAGGTCGCCCACCAGGTCGAGCAGCTTGTGGCGGGCCGGCTCGTTTTTGTAGCGCAGGTCCACGTTGTTGAGGATGCCTTCCTTCTTGACGGCCACTTTGGGCTTGCCCAGCATGGTGGCCAGCTCGGTCAGCTCCTCGTCGCTCACCACCCGGTCCACGACCACAATGGCGTTGCTCAGGTCGCCGCCCTTAATCAGGTTGGACTTGTAGAGAGCTTCGAGCTCGTGCAGGAAGCAGAACGTGCGGGAACTCGAAATTTCGGCTGTAAACTGGGTGATATCCGTCAGCGAGGCGTGCTGGGAGCCCAGCACCGGGGAGTTGTAATCCACCATTACCGTCAGGCGGTAGTCGTTCAGGGGCAGGGCGGCAATTTCCACGGCCCGGCCGTTTTCCACGTACCGGATTTCCTCGGGAATCTCGTAGTAGTTGCGCAGCGCGTTCTGCTCTTCGAGGCCGGCTTCCTGAATAGCCTTGATGAACTCGTAGCTGGAGCCGTCCATAATGGGCGGCTCGGGACCGTCGAGCTGAATCATCACGTTATCGATCTGCAAG
Proteins encoded in this region:
- a CDS encoding bifunctional UDP-3-O-[3-hydroxymyristoyl] N-acetylglucosamine deacetylase/3-hydroxyacyl-ACP dehydratase, translating into MNDKQHTIKAPVTVSGIGLHTGVSANMTFCPAPVNHGYKFQRIDLPGQPVVDADVDNVVDLSRGTTIEQNGARVNTVEHTLAALVGLQIDNVMIQLDGPEPPIMDGSSYEFIKAIQEAGLEEQNALRNYYEIPEEIRYVENGRAVEIAALPLNDYRLTVMVDYNSPVLGSQHASLTDITQFTAEISSSRTFCFLHELEALYKSNLIKGGDLSNAIVVVDRVVSDEELTELATMLGKPKVAVKKEGILNNVDLRYKNEPARHKLLDLVGDLALVGRPLKGQILAARPGHAANVAFAKKIKKKMMEANTSPVPSYDPNREPVMDINQIMQVLPHRYPFLLIDKVIHLDATTVTSIKNVTINEPFFTGHYPGNPVFPGVLQVEAMAQTGGILVLNTVPDPENYTPYFLGIENCRFRKMVKPGDTIIFRCQLLSPIKRGIAKMKGQAFVNGKVVMEAEMSAAIVRKEA
- the lpxA gene encoding acyl-ACP--UDP-N-acetylglucosamine O-acyltransferase; the encoded protein is MNQPLAYIHPEAKIAQNVVVEPFTTIDKDVEIGEGTWIGPNVTIMSGARIGKNCKIFPGAVIAAMPQDLKFAGEKTTVHIGDNTVIRECVTVNRGTVDRLKTIVGSNCLLMAYVHVAHDCIIGNHCVLANGVQLAGHVEIGDHAIIGGTSAVHQFVKVGPHAMISGGSLVRKDVPPFVKAGREPLTYSGINSIGLRRRGFSDQKISEIQQLYRLLFLSGLNNNDALDKIELELLPSPERDEVVNFVRNSGRGVIKGYSRNGNGAD